One window from the genome of Spiractinospora alimapuensis encodes:
- a CDS encoding ABC transporter substrate-binding protein — protein MRRLKRSLLLPAAAAMALAMAAAGCAQSDRDGGGDASERNESDPFIFAGASNPRSMDPIYASDGETFRVSRQTTEALLRHEPGGTELEGALAEDWEHNEEGTEWTFFLRDGVTFHDGDEFNADAVCANYERWNETTGMAQSSSVMYYWNVLFDGFAENEDDDMPDSNFVGCEAEDDLTVTIEIEEYSARYPGAFSMAAMGLLSPSTIEQIPDDPVGGDSDDPSLPEYALDDTIAGTGPYELVDWDHGSEEVKLERFDDYWGDTANIREMIIKTIDDETARRQALEAGDIHGYDLVAPADVDPLADAGFNVPERDVFNVMYLAMVGDERIEDDHPDRLEEAEALADKDVRTAIAHAVDRQRIVDTILPPGGEVATQFIPDTLSGFSSDVTTYDYDPDLAREMLEDAGYEEGDLELEFCWPTDTTRPYMPAPQDIFNVVSNDLEEVGITVNENGLIWDDYIPYTEDGACSLYLLGWTGDYNETYNFLGTWFAGYKSAWRFEDDDVFDTLDAVNAEPDDEARIELYEEANEAIMDYLPGLPLSSSPPSIAFAEDIDPPTVSPLTQEDFAETSWAE, from the coding sequence ATGCGGAGACTCAAGAGATCACTTCTTTTGCCCGCCGCGGCGGCGATGGCCCTGGCTATGGCCGCAGCCGGCTGTGCCCAGAGTGACCGGGACGGCGGTGGTGACGCATCGGAACGTAACGAAAGCGATCCGTTTATCTTCGCAGGTGCGAGTAACCCGCGATCGATGGACCCGATTTACGCCAGTGACGGCGAGACCTTCCGAGTTTCCCGGCAGACGACCGAGGCACTCCTCCGGCACGAGCCCGGCGGCACCGAACTCGAAGGTGCCCTCGCCGAGGACTGGGAGCACAACGAAGAAGGTACCGAATGGACCTTCTTCCTGCGTGACGGCGTGACATTCCACGACGGCGACGAGTTCAACGCCGACGCGGTCTGCGCCAACTACGAACGGTGGAACGAAACCACCGGAATGGCGCAGTCCAGCTCGGTTATGTACTACTGGAACGTTCTCTTCGACGGCTTCGCCGAGAACGAGGACGACGACATGCCCGACTCGAACTTCGTCGGCTGTGAGGCCGAGGACGACCTCACCGTCACGATCGAGATCGAGGAGTACTCGGCCCGGTACCCGGGTGCCTTCAGCATGGCCGCCATGGGGCTGCTGAGCCCCAGCACCATCGAGCAGATCCCGGACGACCCGGTCGGCGGCGACAGCGACGACCCGTCCCTGCCCGAGTACGCCCTCGACGACACGATCGCCGGCACCGGTCCGTACGAGCTCGTCGACTGGGATCACGGCTCCGAAGAGGTCAAGCTCGAGCGCTTCGACGACTACTGGGGCGACACCGCGAACATCCGCGAGATGATCATCAAGACCATCGACGACGAGACCGCCCGTCGGCAGGCTCTCGAAGCCGGTGACATCCACGGATACGACCTCGTCGCCCCCGCCGACGTCGACCCGTTGGCGGACGCCGGGTTCAACGTGCCCGAGCGCGACGTCTTCAACGTGATGTACCTCGCCATGGTGGGCGACGAGCGCATCGAGGACGACCACCCCGACCGCCTCGAGGAGGCCGAGGCGCTGGCCGACAAGGACGTGCGTACGGCGATCGCCCACGCGGTGGACCGCCAACGCATCGTGGACACCATCCTGCCCCCCGGCGGCGAGGTCGCGACCCAGTTCATCCCGGACACCCTCTCCGGCTTCTCCTCCGACGTCACGACCTACGACTACGACCCGGACCTCGCCCGCGAGATGCTGGAGGACGCGGGATACGAGGAGGGCGACCTGGAGCTGGAGTTCTGCTGGCCGACGGACACCACCCGTCCCTACATGCCCGCACCGCAGGACATCTTCAACGTGGTCTCCAACGACCTCGAAGAGGTGGGCATCACGGTCAACGAGAACGGCCTGATCTGGGACGACTACATCCCCTACACCGAGGACGGGGCGTGCAGCCTCTACCTCCTGGGGTGGACCGGTGACTACAACGAGACCTACAACTTCCTCGGAACCTGGTTCGCCGGGTACAAGAGCGCGTGGCGGTTCGAGGACGACGACGTGTTCGACACCCTCGACGCCGTGAACGCCGAGCCGGACGACGAGGCGCGCATCGAGCTGTACGAGGAGGCGAACGAGGCGATCATGGACTACCTGCCGGGCCTTCCGCTCTCCTCCTCGCCCCCGTCCATCGCCTTCGCGGAGGACATCGACCCGCCGACGGTGAGCCCGCTCACGCAGGAGGACTTCGCCGAGACCTCCTGGGCGGAGTGA
- a CDS encoding ABC transporter ATP-binding protein — MGEADGDSVDEEVLLTLDDLKVHFPIRSGILTDRVVGHVYAVDGVSLSVRQGQTYGLVGESGCGKTTLGRAVLRLSPVTDGSVWFKGTDLAGLSNEEMRRQRRHLQMVFQDPLGSLNPRQNVATILNEGLYVHDLGGSKAERRDLIVDALETVGLPSSALDRYPHEFSGGQRQRIGIARALVLEPDLIICDEPVSALDVSIQAQVLNLLEDLQESKGLTYLVIAHDLSVVRHISDMVGVMYLGGLVEEADSDTLYSEPMHPYTKSLMSAVPVPDPEVEDTRERILLTGDLPSPANPPAGCRFHTRCPWAQPERCADERPVLRRVGPDHRVACHYAEEIKAGTIHPKAGDTATIVQPTA; from the coding sequence ATGGGAGAGGCCGATGGGGACTCCGTGGACGAGGAGGTCCTGCTCACGCTGGACGACCTCAAGGTGCACTTCCCGATCCGCAGCGGCATCCTGACCGACCGGGTGGTCGGTCACGTCTACGCCGTGGACGGGGTGTCGCTGTCGGTCCGGCAGGGTCAGACCTACGGGCTGGTGGGGGAGTCCGGCTGCGGCAAGACGACACTGGGGCGGGCGGTGCTGCGCCTCTCGCCGGTGACCGACGGCTCGGTGTGGTTCAAGGGGACCGACCTCGCTGGGCTCTCCAACGAGGAGATGCGGCGCCAGCGCCGACACCTCCAGATGGTGTTCCAGGACCCCCTGGGCAGTCTCAACCCCCGGCAGAACGTCGCGACGATCCTCAACGAGGGGTTGTACGTCCACGACCTCGGGGGTTCCAAGGCGGAGCGTCGGGACCTCATCGTCGACGCGCTGGAGACGGTGGGACTGCCGTCATCGGCGCTGGACCGCTACCCGCACGAGTTCTCGGGTGGACAGCGGCAACGGATCGGCATCGCGCGGGCCCTGGTGCTGGAGCCTGACCTGATCATCTGTGACGAGCCGGTGTCGGCGCTGGACGTCTCCATCCAGGCCCAGGTCCTCAACCTCTTGGAGGACCTCCAGGAGTCCAAGGGTCTGACCTACCTGGTGATCGCGCACGACCTGTCCGTCGTGCGCCACATCAGTGACATGGTGGGCGTGATGTACCTCGGTGGACTGGTGGAGGAGGCGGACTCCGACACCCTCTACTCCGAACCGATGCACCCCTACACCAAGTCCCTCATGTCGGCGGTGCCCGTCCCCGATCCCGAGGTGGAGGACACCCGCGAACGCATCCTCCTCACCGGGGACCTCCCCTCTCCCGCCAACCCTCCAGCCGGCTGCCGGTTCCACACCCGCTGCCCATGGGCCCAACCCGAACGGTGCGCCGACGAGCGTCCCGTTCTGCGCCGCGTGGGTCCGGACCACCGCGTCGCCTGCCACTACGCGGAGGAGATCAAGGCCGGCACCATCCACCCCAAGGCCGGTGACACCGCCACGATCGTCCAGCCCACCGCCTGA
- a CDS encoding suppressor of fused domain protein, with protein sequence MTVDILLDEVSPYRSRRVTVVSDAHTTRAHLRDPRGEILVPVWLANHTPAPAVADPTAPGNGTLVPARHTKHPKGHPPILSDQLRAVWFEEGDGVALLEGESLLAVIPGWAEAEVGLPGYAREAVGRSTHAWALDDVAHRLWPRVVHADAYWQWRDAPGASRTVQRTVFSHLSRTIGPGDHYWDVSDGQPPLICVSERPATEGRDYTVVSTVGMCGQRMPTLDRYMAESASYARVELAMATTLPADRAAHVFRWLGVFPWRAVTWFGPGHSVKWFQGEDGSGLSPTYAAALLITDPAVLPGPPAPDTSGLEFHGDPVRWLWVVPITRPEHMFAKEHDAATLLDKLAAEGRSWVLR encoded by the coding sequence ATGACGGTGGACATCCTGCTCGACGAGGTCAGCCCGTACCGCAGCCGTCGGGTCACTGTGGTCAGCGACGCCCACACCACCCGCGCCCACCTCCGGGACCCACGGGGCGAGATCCTCGTGCCGGTGTGGCTGGCCAACCACACCCCCGCCCCCGCGGTCGCCGACCCCACGGCGCCCGGCAACGGGACGCTGGTACCGGCCCGGCACACCAAGCACCCCAAGGGCCATCCCCCAATCCTCTCCGACCAGTTGCGCGCGGTGTGGTTCGAGGAGGGCGACGGCGTCGCGCTCCTCGAGGGTGAGAGCCTTCTCGCCGTCATCCCCGGCTGGGCCGAGGCCGAGGTCGGTCTCCCGGGCTACGCACGCGAGGCCGTGGGGCGCAGCACGCACGCCTGGGCCCTGGACGACGTGGCGCACCGGCTGTGGCCCCGTGTGGTGCACGCCGACGCCTACTGGCAGTGGCGCGACGCCCCCGGCGCGTCCCGCACCGTACAGCGCACCGTGTTCTCCCACCTGTCCCGCACGATCGGCCCCGGCGACCACTACTGGGACGTCTCCGACGGACAGCCACCACTCATCTGCGTCTCCGAACGCCCCGCCACCGAGGGCCGCGACTACACCGTGGTCAGCACCGTGGGCATGTGTGGGCAACGCATGCCCACCCTCGACCGGTACATGGCCGAGTCCGCCTCCTACGCCCGGGTGGAACTCGCCATGGCCACCACCCTCCCCGCCGACCGCGCGGCTCACGTGTTCCGCTGGCTCGGAGTCTTCCCCTGGCGCGCCGTCACCTGGTTCGGTCCCGGCCACAGCGTGAAGTGGTTCCAGGGAGAGGACGGCTCCGGCCTCAGCCCCACCTACGCCGCCGCCCTCCTCATCACCGACCCCGCCGTCCTCCCGGGGCCGCCCGCCCCCGACACCTCGGGGCTAGAGTTCCACGGCGACCCCGTCCGATGGCTCTGGGTGGTCCCCATCACCCGCCCAGAACACATGTTCGCCAAGGAACACGACGCCGCCACCCTCCTCGACAAGCTCGCCGCCGAAGGCCGCAGTTGGGTCCTGCGCTAG
- a CDS encoding 3-methyladenine DNA glycosylase → MQVLDQGEWAARQERHTARAQALLAGHRRRRAAGEPHPVEDFLFTYYSYSPSRLSRWHPGVSALLTGDGAQEFLSRRHYTSRPVPEDAARASGQRTGVGVDREGFRADRSRAIDFVSRLLRATQDRPAFLGCFGLHEWAMVYRQSPEQQRHARVPLRLGRAETDEVVASHRIRCSHFDAFRFFTPPARPLNERQPARDTQVEMDQPGCLHATMDLYKWAYKLAPATSGELVLDCFTLARDVRELDMRASPYDLRAYGYEPVAIETPEGKAQYVAAQRQFARRASELRGRLLEVCAALEHTEASETNWEVAS, encoded by the coding sequence ATCCAGGTTCTCGACCAGGGCGAGTGGGCGGCCCGCCAGGAACGCCACACGGCGCGTGCCCAGGCGCTGCTCGCCGGGCACCGGCGCCGCCGCGCCGCGGGTGAGCCCCATCCGGTGGAGGACTTCCTGTTCACCTACTACAGCTACTCGCCCAGTCGGTTGTCCCGGTGGCATCCGGGGGTCTCCGCTCTGCTGACCGGGGACGGCGCCCAGGAGTTCCTGTCCCGGCGCCACTACACCTCGCGGCCGGTGCCCGAAGACGCCGCACGGGCCTCAGGTCAACGCACAGGCGTGGGCGTGGACCGGGAGGGGTTCCGGGCCGACCGGAGCCGTGCCATCGACTTCGTGTCCCGACTGCTGCGCGCCACCCAAGACCGTCCCGCGTTCCTCGGCTGTTTCGGGTTGCACGAGTGGGCCATGGTGTACCGGCAGTCACCCGAACAGCAACGCCACGCGCGGGTTCCGCTGCGCCTGGGGAGAGCGGAGACCGACGAGGTCGTGGCGTCCCACCGGATTCGCTGCTCCCACTTCGACGCGTTCCGCTTCTTCACGCCCCCGGCGCGGCCGCTGAACGAACGGCAGCCCGCGCGGGACACCCAGGTGGAGATGGACCAGCCGGGTTGCCTGCACGCCACGATGGACCTGTACAAGTGGGCCTACAAGCTCGCACCGGCCACGTCGGGGGAACTGGTCCTCGACTGCTTCACGTTGGCGCGCGACGTCCGGGAGCTCGACATGCGGGCCTCCCCCTACGACCTGCGCGCATACGGCTACGAACCCGTCGCGATCGAGACGCCGGAGGGTAAGGCGCAGTACGTCGCCGCGCAACGGCAGTTCGCCCGGCGCGCGTCGGAGCTGCGAGGGCGGCTCCTCGAGGTGTGCGCCGCGTTGGAGCACACCGAGGCCAGCGAGACGAATTGGGAGGTCGCGTCGTGA
- a CDS encoding ABC transporter permease: protein MSRFIVRRLLQLIPTLFGLSVVLFIWFNRLPGGPEFALMPENATPEQREQMREILGLDEPVAVQYMKFLGRLAEGDLGVSIASGRPVLEEFATRFPATAELAILAILIAVTLGIPLGYIAARNRGRFLDFAAIGGSLLGICTPVFFLAYIFKVIFAENLGIFPSAFRQSAGLNATNITGFAILDGLMTREWDAALDAFMHLVLPAAAVATIPLAVIVRMTRGSVLEVLSEDYVRTAEAKGLHRQTIRGRHVLRNSMLPVVTAIGYLSGQLLAGAVLTESVFAFNGIGYFIYQATQSRDYPVVMGFILIIALIYVLINTLVDISYNLLDPRVRVN, encoded by the coding sequence GTGTCGCGTTTCATCGTTCGCCGCCTCCTCCAGCTCATCCCCACGCTGTTCGGTCTCTCGGTCGTACTGTTCATCTGGTTCAACCGCCTGCCCGGCGGACCTGAATTCGCCCTCATGCCGGAGAACGCCACTCCGGAACAGCGCGAACAGATGCGAGAGATACTGGGGCTGGACGAACCGGTGGCAGTCCAGTACATGAAGTTCCTCGGCCGCCTGGCGGAGGGAGACCTCGGTGTCTCCATCGCCTCCGGCCGCCCCGTCCTCGAGGAGTTCGCGACTCGGTTCCCCGCGACCGCGGAGCTGGCCATCCTGGCGATCCTCATCGCCGTCACCCTGGGCATCCCCCTCGGCTACATCGCCGCGCGCAACCGAGGTCGCTTCCTCGACTTCGCCGCGATCGGCGGATCCCTGCTGGGGATCTGCACCCCCGTCTTCTTCCTCGCCTACATCTTCAAGGTGATCTTCGCCGAGAACCTCGGCATCTTCCCCTCGGCCTTCCGGCAGTCCGCGGGTCTCAACGCCACGAACATCACGGGCTTCGCGATCCTCGACGGACTCATGACCCGCGAGTGGGACGCGGCGCTGGACGCGTTCATGCATCTGGTGCTCCCCGCGGCGGCCGTGGCGACGATCCCTCTCGCCGTGATCGTGCGCATGACGCGCGGCAGCGTCTTGGAAGTACTCAGTGAGGACTACGTGCGCACCGCGGAGGCCAAGGGGCTGCACCGCCAGACCATCCGTGGCCGCCACGTGCTGCGCAACTCCATGCTCCCGGTCGTCACCGCCATCGGTTACCTCTCCGGCCAACTGCTGGCGGGCGCGGTCCTCACCGAAAGCGTGTTCGCGTTCAACGGGATCGGCTATTTCATCTACCAAGCCACTCAGAGTCGCGACTATCCCGTCGTCATGGGGTTCATCCTGATCATCGCGCTGATCTATGTCCTGATCAACACGCTGGTTGACATCTCCTACAACCTGCTCGACCCGAGAGTGCGGGTGAACTGA
- a CDS encoding carbon-nitrogen hydrolase family protein, which produces MKVAVAQFAPTEDKTANLRTAEGLVRQAAERGARVVVLPEYTMFTAPRTDTRFVTAAEPLDGPFMTGLRGIARRLGLVVVAGVNESTSDPDLFTNRLVALDERGELVASYQKLHLYDAFGARESDVVRPGDIAAPETFTVDDTVFGLQTCYDLRFPEVTRRIVDAGADVLLMGAQWVPGPLKEDHWVTLLRARAIENTLYVAAAAQNAPTGAGRSMIVDPMGAPIASLAEETGVAVGHVRQERTAEVRERNPALRVRRFAVTARPTNSTTG; this is translated from the coding sequence GTGAAGGTCGCGGTGGCGCAGTTCGCGCCCACGGAGGACAAGACCGCCAACCTGAGGACGGCGGAGGGGCTGGTCCGACAGGCGGCGGAACGGGGCGCCCGGGTCGTGGTGCTGCCGGAGTACACGATGTTCACGGCTCCGCGAACCGACACGCGCTTCGTCACGGCGGCGGAACCCCTGGACGGCCCCTTCATGACCGGTCTCCGGGGCATCGCGCGGCGCCTGGGCCTCGTGGTGGTGGCGGGGGTGAACGAGTCCACCTCCGACCCGGATCTGTTCACCAACCGCCTGGTGGCCCTGGACGAACGCGGAGAGCTCGTCGCCTCCTACCAGAAGCTGCACCTCTACGACGCCTTCGGCGCCCGGGAGTCCGACGTCGTGCGCCCAGGGGACATCGCCGCGCCGGAGACCTTCACCGTGGACGACACGGTCTTCGGGCTGCAAACCTGCTACGACCTCCGGTTCCCCGAGGTGACGCGGCGTATCGTGGACGCCGGGGCCGACGTGTTGCTGATGGGCGCGCAGTGGGTGCCCGGGCCGCTCAAGGAGGACCACTGGGTCACGTTGCTGCGGGCGCGGGCGATCGAGAACACCCTGTACGTCGCGGCGGCGGCGCAGAATGCCCCGACCGGCGCGGGTCGGAGCATGATCGTCGACCCGATGGGGGCGCCGATCGCGTCCCTCGCGGAGGAGACTGGTGTCGCGGTCGGTCACGTGCGCCAGGAACGTACCGCGGAGGTGCGTGAGCGTAACCCCGCGCTGCGGGTGCGGCGCTTCGCGGTGACGGCGCGCCCCACCAACTCGACAACCGGCTAG
- the rlmN gene encoding 23S rRNA (adenine(2503)-C(2))-methyltransferase RlmN codes for MPTELTFTAPRRAKPPRHLADLDAAERAEVVSELGERPFRAKQLARHYFGRLERDTERMTDLPGATREALGAALLPELLTSVRHIACDDGQTRKTLWRAFDGVLFESVLMRYPDRNTLCVSSQAGCGMNCPFCATGQAGLTRNLSTGEIVDQVVAVARDLERGEVAGGPGRISNIVFMGMGEPLANYRRVLQAVRRITDPVPDGLGISQRGVTVSTVGLVPAINRMIEERLKVRLAVSLHAPDDELRDELVPVNTRWKVAEVLDAAWRYAGETGRRVSIEYALIRDINDQAWRADLLGRLLAGRLAHVNLIPLNPTPGSKWTASRPEDEREFVRRLESHGVPVTVRDTRGQEIDGACGQLAARA; via the coding sequence ATGCCGACAGAACTGACCTTCACCGCGCCGAGGCGGGCCAAGCCGCCGCGTCACCTCGCTGACCTGGACGCGGCCGAGCGCGCCGAGGTGGTCTCGGAGCTGGGTGAGCGACCCTTCCGGGCGAAGCAACTGGCGCGACACTATTTCGGCCGGTTGGAGCGCGACACCGAGCGGATGACGGACCTCCCCGGCGCCACCCGGGAGGCCCTCGGTGCGGCCCTCCTGCCGGAACTGCTCACCAGCGTCCGCCACATCGCCTGTGACGACGGCCAGACCCGTAAAACGCTGTGGCGAGCCTTCGACGGGGTCCTGTTCGAGTCGGTGCTCATGCGCTACCCGGACCGCAACACCCTGTGCGTGTCCTCCCAGGCCGGCTGCGGCATGAACTGCCCGTTCTGCGCCACCGGCCAGGCCGGTCTGACCCGCAACCTCTCGACTGGCGAGATCGTTGATCAGGTCGTGGCCGTCGCACGCGACCTGGAGCGCGGTGAGGTCGCGGGCGGCCCCGGACGGATCAGCAACATCGTGTTCATGGGGATGGGGGAGCCACTGGCCAACTACCGCCGGGTGCTCCAAGCGGTGCGGCGCATCACCGACCCGGTACCGGACGGGCTGGGCATCTCCCAGCGCGGGGTGACGGTCTCCACGGTGGGTCTCGTGCCCGCGATCAACCGCATGATCGAGGAGCGGTTGAAGGTCCGGCTCGCCGTCTCCCTGCACGCTCCCGACGACGAGCTGCGCGACGAACTGGTGCCGGTCAACACGCGGTGGAAGGTGGCGGAGGTCCTGGACGCCGCCTGGCGCTACGCCGGAGAGACCGGGCGTCGCGTCTCCATCGAGTACGCCCTGATCCGAGACATCAACGATCAGGCGTGGCGCGCGGACCTGCTCGGCCGCCTGCTGGCCGGCAGGCTCGCCCACGTCAACCTCATCCCGCTCAACCCCACGCCCGGATCCAAGTGGACCGCGTCGCGGCCGGAGGACGAGCGCGAGTTCGTGCGCCGGCTCGAGTCGCACGGTGTTCCGGTGACGGTTCGCGACACTCGGGGACAGGAGATCGACGGGGCCTGCGGGCAGCTCGCGGCGCGGGCATAA
- a CDS encoding NmrA family NAD(P)-binding protein gives MILVIGASGKVGGAAVRQLSERGIPVRAFVRDPARTRFPVGVEVVRGNLDDPESLRKALRGVDDVFLVWAALELDPTPVLDLLTSHARRVIHLSSDGVNDEVEEQADPINGMHARIERQLRASGIRRTTIRGGGFASNDLEWAKGIRANGVVRDPFPKARRSMVHEADLAEVGVVALTENGHDGATYTVTGPEMLSTEDRVAMIGEAVGRPLRLEEQPLEEARMELSASGLPDDFIDAILEAHELFSRPDYEEQLNPSSAVTGRPARTYRQWAQDHAADFR, from the coding sequence ATGATCCTGGTCATTGGGGCGTCGGGCAAGGTCGGCGGAGCCGCGGTGCGGCAGTTGTCGGAGCGTGGGATTCCGGTACGGGCGTTCGTCCGGGATCCGGCTCGGACTCGGTTTCCGGTGGGGGTCGAGGTGGTTCGAGGCAACCTCGACGACCCGGAGTCGCTACGTAAGGCGCTGCGCGGTGTGGACGACGTCTTCCTGGTGTGGGCCGCGTTGGAGTTGGACCCGACACCGGTGCTCGACCTACTGACGTCCCATGCGCGGCGGGTGATCCATCTCTCCTCCGACGGGGTGAACGACGAGGTGGAGGAGCAGGCGGATCCCATCAACGGGATGCACGCGCGGATCGAACGGCAACTGCGAGCGTCCGGGATCCGACGGACGACGATTCGTGGTGGTGGGTTCGCCAGCAACGACTTGGAGTGGGCGAAGGGGATCCGGGCGAACGGCGTCGTCCGCGACCCGTTCCCCAAGGCGCGTCGGTCCATGGTGCACGAGGCGGACTTGGCCGAGGTGGGAGTCGTGGCCCTGACGGAGAACGGCCACGATGGTGCGACGTACACCGTCACCGGGCCGGAGATGCTCAGCACCGAGGACCGGGTCGCCATGATCGGCGAGGCGGTTGGTCGGCCGCTGCGTCTCGAGGAGCAACCGTTGGAGGAGGCCCGGATGGAACTCAGCGCCTCCGGACTTCCGGACGACTTCATCGACGCCATCCTGGAGGCGCACGAACTGTTCTCCCGGCCCGACTACGAGGAACAGCTGAACCCGTCCAGCGCCGTGACTGGTAGACCAGCCCGAACCTACCGGCAGTGGGCCCAGGACCACGCCGCGGACTTCCGGTGA
- a CDS encoding ABC transporter permease: MSRKTERIDRLAELTAKRVTHGQGRGIWRETFDRLRRSPMAITGAVIVGLFVLVALLGNLIAPYAPGAQTWGNEVFPNQNIFVGPRAENWFGLDNLGRDQYSRMVIGARQSLLVGVVATLLGLVGGAIIGGLAGAAAGLGGRWGQRIDATLSRIIDILLSMPTLLLAITVAAILGPSLLTVMVAVGVANIPQFARLLRGSMIAQSSRDYVLSARALGVKTPRIALSHILPNSLGPVLVQATLALGIAIIDAAALSYLGLGNPDSASPEWGTMLADAQRFLSAAPQLAVYPAVAIITALGFTLLGEALRESLDPKLRS, from the coding sequence ATGTCCCGCAAGACCGAACGGATCGACCGGCTGGCGGAGCTCACCGCGAAACGCGTCACCCACGGACAGGGGCGCGGGATCTGGCGGGAGACCTTCGACCGGCTACGTCGCAGCCCGATGGCCATCACCGGGGCCGTCATCGTCGGACTCTTCGTGCTGGTCGCCCTCCTGGGCAACCTCATCGCACCCTACGCACCCGGCGCACAGACCTGGGGCAACGAAGTCTTCCCGAACCAGAACATCTTCGTCGGACCCCGCGCGGAGAACTGGTTCGGCCTCGACAACCTGGGCCGGGACCAGTACTCCCGTATGGTGATCGGGGCGCGCCAGTCCCTGCTCGTCGGCGTGGTCGCCACCCTTCTCGGACTCGTGGGTGGAGCCATCATCGGCGGCCTCGCCGGTGCGGCGGCCGGCCTCGGCGGCCGATGGGGGCAGCGCATCGACGCCACCCTCAGCCGGATCATCGACATCCTGCTGTCCATGCCGACCCTGCTCCTGGCGATCACCGTCGCCGCGATCCTCGGCCCAAGCCTCCTCACCGTCATGGTCGCGGTCGGTGTCGCCAACATCCCCCAGTTCGCGCGGCTCCTCCGTGGATCCATGATCGCCCAGTCCAGCCGGGACTACGTACTCTCGGCCCGCGCGCTGGGTGTGAAGACCCCCCGGATCGCCCTGAGCCACATCCTGCCCAACTCCCTCGGCCCCGTGTTGGTGCAGGCCACCCTCGCCCTGGGAATCGCGATCATCGACGCGGCGGCCCTGTCCTACCTCGGACTGGGCAACCCGGACTCGGCCTCGCCCGAGTGGGGAACGATGCTCGCCGACGCCCAACGGTTCCTGTCCGCCGCGCCCCAGCTCGCGGTGTACCCCGCGGTGGCGATCATCACCGCGCTCGGGTTCACCCTGTTGGGCGAGGCGCTGCGGGAGTCCCTCGACCCGAAGTTGCGGAGTTGA